A stretch of Gouania willdenowi chromosome 21, fGouWil2.1, whole genome shotgun sequence DNA encodes these proteins:
- the LOC114455725 gene encoding high affinity cGMP-specific 3',5'-cyclic phosphodiesterase 9A-like has product MDQFKRIREGIIRCILATDMTRHNEILNKFKSIQPCFDFSNKDHTDVLMMILIKVSDISNEARPMEVAEPWLDCLLQEFFNQSDMEKLEGLPVTPFMDRDKVTKPSSQTGFIRFVLLPLFMELKNLFPCLEQHIIHPVQKALTTTLRWRRLWSERIRTRTELIVRTL; this is encoded by the exons ATGGATCAGTTCAAACGGATCAGAGAAGGAATCATTAG ATGTATTCTAGCCACTGACATGACGAGACACAACGAGATCCTGAACAAGTTCAAGTCCATCCAGCCCTGCTTTGACTTCAGCAACAAGGACCACACagatgtg CTGATGATGATCCTGATCAAAGTCAGTGATATATCCAATGAGGCGCGGCCTATGGAGGTTGCTGAGCCCTGGCTGGACTGTTTACTACAAGAGTTCTTCAACCAG AGCGATATGGAGAAGCTGGAGGGCCTCCCCGTCACACCGTTCATGGACCGGGACAAGGTGACCAAACCCTCGTCTCAAACGGGCTTCATCAGATTTGTTCTGCTGCCTCTGTTCATGGAGCTGAAGAACTTGTTCCCCTGCCTGGAG CAACACATCATCCACCCTGTCCAAAAGGCTCTGACTACTACACTGAGATGGAGACGGCTTTGGAGCGAGAGAATCAGAACCAGAACTGAGCTCATAGTGAGAACCCTGTGA